The proteins below come from a single Chelmon rostratus isolate fCheRos1 chromosome 10, fCheRos1.pri, whole genome shotgun sequence genomic window:
- the nadka gene encoding NAD kinase isoform X2 has product MCTAMKFQYTLQDIPGNDNENTVWKWHIQDPASQRLTWNKPPKSVLVIKKIRDASLLEPFKELCVFLTEVKNMIVYVEKKVLEDPAISGDENFGTITKKFCTFREDLDDISNRVDFIICLGGDGTLLYASSLFQDSVPPVMAFHLGSLGFLTPFKFDTYQSQVTQIIEGNAAIVLRSRLKVRVLKENWEKKARMDDNGIILTNGDTESSRKAMQYQVLNEVVVDRGPSSYLSNVDLFLDGHLITTVQGDGVIVSTPTGSTAYAVAAGASMIHPNVPAIMITPICPHSLSFRPIVVPAGVELKIMLSRDARNTAWVSFDGRKRQEICHGDSITITTSCFPVPSISFRDPVNDWFESLAQCLHWNVRKKQNYLSSEDEEF; this is encoded by the exons ATGTGTACAGCCATGAAGTTCCAGTACACACTTCAGGACATTCCTGGTAACGACAACGAGAACACAGTGTGGAAATG gcaCATCCAGGACCCGGCCAGCCAGAGACTGACGTGGAACAAGCCACCGAAAAGTGTCCTTGTCATCAAGAAGATACGAGATGCCAGTCTGCTCGAGCCTTTCAAAGAGCTCTGCGTATTCCTCACTGAG gTTAAAAACATGATTGTTTATGTGGAAAAGAAAGTCCTGGAGGATCCAGCCATTTCAGGTGATGAAAACTTTGGGACCATTACTAAGAAATTCTGCACTTTCAGAGAAG ATCTTGATGACATTTCCAATCGCGTGGACTTCATCATCTGTCTTGGAGGAGATGGAACTCTGCTGTATGCGTCTTCGCTCTTCCAG GATAGCGTTCCACCAGTTATGGCCTTCCACCTGGGCTCCCTGGGCTTCCTGACGCCTTTCAAATTTGACACCTACCAGTCTCAGGTCACCCAAATTATCGAAG GTAATGCTGCCATCGTCCTGCGAAGTCGCTTGAAAGTCCGGGTGCTGAAAGAGAACTGGGAGAAGAAGGCCAGAATGGACGACAACGGCATCATCCTGACCAATGGGGACACTGAAAGTAGCCGGAAAGCTATGCAGTATCAG gtcCTGAACGAGGTGGTGGTGGACAGAGGACCCTCCTCCTACCTCTCCAATGTGGACCTCTTCCTGGACGGACACCTCATTACCACAGTGCAGGGAGACG GTGTGATAGTATCTACACCAACAGGAAGTACAGCGTATGCAGTGGCAGCAGGGGCTTCCATGATCCACCCCAATGTCCCAGCCATCATGATCACCCCTATCTGCCCACACTCACTCTCCTTCAGACCCATCGTGGTACCTGCCGGCGTGGAGCTCAAG ATAATGCTGTCACGCGACGCCAGAAACACTGCCTGGGTGTCATTTGATGGAAGGAAGAGACAAGAGATCTGCCACGGAGACAG TATTACCATCACCACTTCCTGCTTCCCCGTCCCCTCCATCTCCTTCCGGGACCCGGTGAACGACTGGTTCGAGAGCCTCGCCCAGTGTTTGCACTGGAACGtgaggaagaagcagaactACCTCAGCTCAGAGGACGAGGAGTTCTGA